The following proteins are co-located in the Amphiprion ocellaris isolate individual 3 ecotype Okinawa chromosome 7, ASM2253959v1, whole genome shotgun sequence genome:
- the stard13b gene encoding stAR-related lipid transfer protein 13 isoform X5, whose amino-acid sequence MNHSGCMMKISQIEAKEACDWLRAAGFPQYAQLFEDSQFPIDITPVKRDHDFLDKDLVEPLCRRLNTLNKCASMKLDVNLPKKKSEDSDEEDLLAISDKWTFEWSSRRWSRLQDIDCLLGNHGAGQTSRDGVPLRTTTSSESVLTDLSEPEVSSLHSESSGGSGHRGLSTEDSDCSNRTCSDSAAMPDSTSLTMPHIPKEFAHYGSLPDKHGKTGRTRAKDFLKRMETLSSRRTLGRGRKALVISSPVLQQEAQALKTLRCVEIINGDGGAPEPPSSKALPSQSSSEGSSHSSGSAVSTPSLKERKPHRADYKRSGMYLEDIDIFSDTQENKVAEQNRRNEFCSYEDLVVHIPKDHKPGTFPKALSIESLSPTNGASINWHTGSMHLDAPLIQCRKESRPVTQCCSRGSRISVYDNVPGSHLYASTGDLIDLEKEDLFPHLDDILLHVNGLQQIVDHWSKNVLPGGEVQVDRRREDKGGLQSSSQITLDFEGNSVTESQTTRSDGDRDKVSLAETESTRLRERRDSGVGASLTRPNRLRWPSFQISNRLSHSVASLQITNQSAGQLSLLQKFSLLRLTAIMEKYSMSNKHGWTWSVPKFMKRMKVPDYKDKNVFGVPLIVHVQRSGQPLPLGLQQALRYLRSQCLDQVGLFRKSGVKSRIQALRQLNENSPDNVNYEDQSAYDVADMVKQFFRDLPEPLLTSKLGETFLHIYQYVPKDQRLQAVQAAIMLMSDENREVLQTLLCFLSDVTSSVEENQMTPMNIAVCLAPSLFHLNILKKDNLSPRAMQKKYATGRPDQKDLNENLAATQGLAHMIMECNRLFEIPHEMVTQSRNSYVEADLHAPTIDELCKQLEDDDGTYQTHMEGRLQNLLKEAREKSKYWVSCSSSDNTELYYKKVGDGNPLRRWRVSVEVEAPPSVVLNRVLRERHLWDMDLLQWKVCETLDKQTEVFQYVLNRMPPHPSRDFVVLRSWRTDLPKGACSLVSVSIEHEDCSLIGGVRAIVLESNYLLEPCGSGKSRLTRICRVDLKGRTPDWYNKAFGHLCAAEAARIRSSFQPLITDGPETKI is encoded by the exons CACTTTGAACAAGTGTGCTTCCATGAAACTTGACGTGAATCTTCCAAAGAAGAAA AGTGAAGACTCTGATGAAGAAGACCTGTTGGCCATCAGTGACAAATGGACATTTGAGTGGAGCAGCCGGCGCTGGTCCAGGTTACAGGACATTGACTGTCTGCTGGGAAACCACGGAGCgggtcagacctccagggacggTGTGCCTCTAAGAACCACCACCAGCAGCGAGAGTGTTCTGACAGACCTCAGCGAACCGGAGGTTTCCTCTTTGCACAGCGAGAGCAGTGGGGGCAGCGGTCACAGAGGCCTCAGCACAGAGGACTCTGACTGCTCCAACCGCACATGCTCAGATTCTGCAGCAATGCCAGACTCTACTTCTCTCACAATGCCTCACATCCCCAAAGAATTCGCTCACTACGGCTCACTGCCTGACAAACATGGCAAGACAGGCCGCACCCGTGCCAAAGACTTCTTGAAGCGCATGGAGACACTGAGCTCCCGACGAACTCTTGGTAGGGGCCGTAAGGCTTTGGTCATCAGTTCTCCGGTGCTGCAACAGGAAGCCCAGGCACTGAAGACGCTACGGTGTGTCGAAATCATAAACGGAGATGGTGGGGCTCCTGAACCGCCGTCCAGCAAAGCTCTGCCGTCCCAGTCCAGTAGTGAAGGTAGCAGCCATTCCAGTGGCAGCGCTGTCAGCACACCGAGTCTGAAAGAGCGTAAGCCTCACCGAGCAGACTACAAGCGTAGCGGCATGTATTTGGAGGACATCGACATCTTCTCAGACACCCAGGAGAATAAGGTCGCAGAACAAAACCGCAGAAATGAATTCTGCTCCTATGAAGACCTGGTGGTCCACATTCCCAAAGACCACAAGCCAGGAACTTTCCCCAAAGCACTGTCCATAGAGAGCCTATCTCCAACCAACGGGGCCTCTATTAACTGGCACACCGGCAGCATGCACCTGGACGCCCCTTTGATTCAATGCAGAAAGGAAAGCAGGCCTGTGACACAGTGCTGCTCCAGAGGCAGCCGTATCAGCGTGTACGATAATGTTCCTGGCTCACATCTGTACGCCAGCACCGGAGACCTGATAGACCTGGAGAAAGAGGACCTATTTCCGCACCTGGATGATATCTTGCTACACGTCAATGGTCTGCAGCAGATAGTGGACCACTGGTCAAAAAATGTGTTACCTGGAGGAGAAGTGCAGGTGGACAGGAGGAGGGAAGATAAAGGAGGCCTCCAGTCTTCTAGTCAGATCACATTGGACTTTGAGGGGAATTCTGTGACAGAAAGCCAGACCACACGCAGTGATGGAGACAGAGACAAAGTATCACTTGCTGAGACAGAATCTACAAGGCTCAGGGAAAGGAGAGACTCAGGAGTAGGCGCCTCACTCACAAGACCGAATAG GTTACGATGGCCGAGCTTTCAGATATCTAATCGTCTAAGTCACTCGGTGGCTTCCCTGCAGATTACAAACCAGTCAGCAGGCCAGCTGAGTTTGTTACAGAAGTTTTCTCTGCTGCGTCTTACTGCAATCATGGAGAAGTACTCAATGTCCAACAAGCATGGCTGGACTTG GTCTGTACCAAAGTTTATGAAGAGAATGAAGGTACCAGATTATAAGGACAAGAATGTGTTTGGAGTTCCTCTCATTGTTCATGTGCAGCGTTCGGGACAACCTCTGCCCCTCGGCCTGCAGCAGGCCCTGCGCTACCTGAGGAGCCAGTGTCTTGACCAG GTGGGTCTCTTTCGTAAATCAGGGGTGAAATCTCGCATCCAAGCTCTGAGGCAGCTGAATGAAAACTCTCCAGACAATGTGAACTATGAGGATCAGTCTGCTTATGATGTGGCCGACATGGTGAAGCAGTTCTTCAGGGATTTACCTGAGCCTCTGCTCACCAGCAAACTGGGCGAGACCTTCCTCCATATCTACCAGT ATGTGCCGAAGGACCAAAGGTTGCAAGCTGTGCAGGCGGCCATCATGTTGATGTCAGATGAAAACCGAGAGGTGCTGCAGACACTTCTCTGTTTCCTCAGCGACGTCACTTCGtctgtggaggagaaccagatGACTCCCATGAACATTGCTGTGTGCCTGGCTCCCTCCCTTTTCCATCTCAACATACTGAAAAAGGACAATCTCTCACCAAG GGCCATGCAGAAGAAATATGCCACAGGCAGACCAGACCAGAAGGATCTGAACGAAAATTTAGCAGCAACACAGGGCCTCGCTCATATGATCATGGAGTGCAATCGTCTGTTTGAG ATCCCTCATGAGATGGTTACTCAGTCGCGTAATTCATATGTGGAGGCCGACTTGCATGCACCGACAATTGACGAGCTGTGCAAGCAGCTGGAAGATGATGATGGAACATACCAAACGCATATGGAGGGGAGACTTCAGAACCTGCTCAAAGAGGCTCGGGAAAAGTCCAAATACTGGGTGTCATGCAGCAGTTCTGATAACACAGAACTCTACTATAAGAAG GTGGGAGATGGGAACCCTTTGAGACGTTGGAGAGTGTCTGTGGAGGTGGAAGCGCCGCCATCTGTAGTGTTGAACCGGGTGCTGCGAGAGCGCCACCTGTGGGACATGGACCTGCTTCAGTGGAAAGTGTGTGAGACACTAGACAAGCAGACAGAAGTGTTTCAGTATGTCCTCAATCGCATGCCGCCTCATCCCAGCAGGGACTTTGTGGTTCTCAG GTCTTGGAGGACAGACTTGCCCAAAGGTGCTTGCTCCCTGGTGTCTGTGTCTATAGAGCATGAAGATTGTTCTCTGATAGGAGGGGTACGAGCTATAGTCCTGGAGTCCAACTACCTGCTGGAGCCCTGTGGCTCAGGAAAGTCCAGACTAACTCGCATCTGCAGGGTGGACTTGAA GGGAAGGACTCCAGACTGGTACAACAAAGCCTTTGGTCACCTTTGTGCTGCAGAAGCTGCCCGGATCCGCAGCTCCTTTCAGCCGCTAATCACAGATGGCCCCGAGACCAAAATCTAA
- the stard13b gene encoding stAR-related lipid transfer protein 13 isoform X6, with protein sequence MKLDVNLPKKKSEDSDEEDLLAISDKWTFEWSSRRWSRLQDIDCLLGNHGAGQTSRDGVPLRTTTSSESVLTDLSEPEVSSLHSESSGGSGHRGLSTEDSDCSNRTCSDSAAMPDSTSLTMPHIPKEFAHYGSLPDKHGKTGRTRAKDFLKRMETLSSRRTLGRGRKALVISSPVLQQEAQALKTLRCVEIINGDGGAPEPPSSKALPSQSSSEGSSHSSGSAVSTPSLKERKPHRADYKRSGMYLEDIDIFSDTQENKVAEQNRRNEFCSYEDLVVHIPKDHKPGTFPKALSIESLSPTNGASINWHTGSMHLDAPLIQCRKESRPVTQCCSRGSRISVYDNVPGSHLYASTGDLIDLEKEDLFPHLDDILLHVNGLQQIVDHWSKNVLPGGEVQVDRRREDKGGLQSSSQITLDFEGNSVTESQTTRSDGDRDKVSLAETESTRLRERRDSGVGASLTRPNRLRWPSFQISNRLSHSVASLQITNQSAGQLSLLQKFSLLRLTAIMEKYSMSNKHGWTWSVPKFMKRMKVPDYKDKNVFGVPLIVHVQRSGQPLPLGLQQALRYLRSQCLDQVGLFRKSGVKSRIQALRQLNENSPDNVNYEDQSAYDVADMVKQFFRDLPEPLLTSKLGETFLHIYQYVPKDQRLQAVQAAIMLMSDENREVLQTLLCFLSDVTSSVEENQMTPMNIAVCLAPSLFHLNILKKDNLSPRAMQKKYATGRPDQKDLNENLAATQGLAHMIMECNRLFEIPHEMVTQSRNSYVEADLHAPTIDELCKQLEDDDGTYQTHMEGRLQNLLKEAREKSKYWVSCSSSDNTELYYKKVGDGNPLRRWRVSVEVEAPPSVVLNRVLRERHLWDMDLLQWKVCETLDKQTEVFQYVLNRMPPHPSRDFVVLRSWRTDLPKGACSLVSVSIEHEDCSLIGGVRAIVLESNYLLEPCGSGKSRLTRICRVDLKGRTPDWYNKAFGHLCAAEAARIRSSFQPLITDGPETKI encoded by the exons ATGAAACTTGACGTGAATCTTCCAAAGAAGAAA AGTGAAGACTCTGATGAAGAAGACCTGTTGGCCATCAGTGACAAATGGACATTTGAGTGGAGCAGCCGGCGCTGGTCCAGGTTACAGGACATTGACTGTCTGCTGGGAAACCACGGAGCgggtcagacctccagggacggTGTGCCTCTAAGAACCACCACCAGCAGCGAGAGTGTTCTGACAGACCTCAGCGAACCGGAGGTTTCCTCTTTGCACAGCGAGAGCAGTGGGGGCAGCGGTCACAGAGGCCTCAGCACAGAGGACTCTGACTGCTCCAACCGCACATGCTCAGATTCTGCAGCAATGCCAGACTCTACTTCTCTCACAATGCCTCACATCCCCAAAGAATTCGCTCACTACGGCTCACTGCCTGACAAACATGGCAAGACAGGCCGCACCCGTGCCAAAGACTTCTTGAAGCGCATGGAGACACTGAGCTCCCGACGAACTCTTGGTAGGGGCCGTAAGGCTTTGGTCATCAGTTCTCCGGTGCTGCAACAGGAAGCCCAGGCACTGAAGACGCTACGGTGTGTCGAAATCATAAACGGAGATGGTGGGGCTCCTGAACCGCCGTCCAGCAAAGCTCTGCCGTCCCAGTCCAGTAGTGAAGGTAGCAGCCATTCCAGTGGCAGCGCTGTCAGCACACCGAGTCTGAAAGAGCGTAAGCCTCACCGAGCAGACTACAAGCGTAGCGGCATGTATTTGGAGGACATCGACATCTTCTCAGACACCCAGGAGAATAAGGTCGCAGAACAAAACCGCAGAAATGAATTCTGCTCCTATGAAGACCTGGTGGTCCACATTCCCAAAGACCACAAGCCAGGAACTTTCCCCAAAGCACTGTCCATAGAGAGCCTATCTCCAACCAACGGGGCCTCTATTAACTGGCACACCGGCAGCATGCACCTGGACGCCCCTTTGATTCAATGCAGAAAGGAAAGCAGGCCTGTGACACAGTGCTGCTCCAGAGGCAGCCGTATCAGCGTGTACGATAATGTTCCTGGCTCACATCTGTACGCCAGCACCGGAGACCTGATAGACCTGGAGAAAGAGGACCTATTTCCGCACCTGGATGATATCTTGCTACACGTCAATGGTCTGCAGCAGATAGTGGACCACTGGTCAAAAAATGTGTTACCTGGAGGAGAAGTGCAGGTGGACAGGAGGAGGGAAGATAAAGGAGGCCTCCAGTCTTCTAGTCAGATCACATTGGACTTTGAGGGGAATTCTGTGACAGAAAGCCAGACCACACGCAGTGATGGAGACAGAGACAAAGTATCACTTGCTGAGACAGAATCTACAAGGCTCAGGGAAAGGAGAGACTCAGGAGTAGGCGCCTCACTCACAAGACCGAATAG GTTACGATGGCCGAGCTTTCAGATATCTAATCGTCTAAGTCACTCGGTGGCTTCCCTGCAGATTACAAACCAGTCAGCAGGCCAGCTGAGTTTGTTACAGAAGTTTTCTCTGCTGCGTCTTACTGCAATCATGGAGAAGTACTCAATGTCCAACAAGCATGGCTGGACTTG GTCTGTACCAAAGTTTATGAAGAGAATGAAGGTACCAGATTATAAGGACAAGAATGTGTTTGGAGTTCCTCTCATTGTTCATGTGCAGCGTTCGGGACAACCTCTGCCCCTCGGCCTGCAGCAGGCCCTGCGCTACCTGAGGAGCCAGTGTCTTGACCAG GTGGGTCTCTTTCGTAAATCAGGGGTGAAATCTCGCATCCAAGCTCTGAGGCAGCTGAATGAAAACTCTCCAGACAATGTGAACTATGAGGATCAGTCTGCTTATGATGTGGCCGACATGGTGAAGCAGTTCTTCAGGGATTTACCTGAGCCTCTGCTCACCAGCAAACTGGGCGAGACCTTCCTCCATATCTACCAGT ATGTGCCGAAGGACCAAAGGTTGCAAGCTGTGCAGGCGGCCATCATGTTGATGTCAGATGAAAACCGAGAGGTGCTGCAGACACTTCTCTGTTTCCTCAGCGACGTCACTTCGtctgtggaggagaaccagatGACTCCCATGAACATTGCTGTGTGCCTGGCTCCCTCCCTTTTCCATCTCAACATACTGAAAAAGGACAATCTCTCACCAAG GGCCATGCAGAAGAAATATGCCACAGGCAGACCAGACCAGAAGGATCTGAACGAAAATTTAGCAGCAACACAGGGCCTCGCTCATATGATCATGGAGTGCAATCGTCTGTTTGAG ATCCCTCATGAGATGGTTACTCAGTCGCGTAATTCATATGTGGAGGCCGACTTGCATGCACCGACAATTGACGAGCTGTGCAAGCAGCTGGAAGATGATGATGGAACATACCAAACGCATATGGAGGGGAGACTTCAGAACCTGCTCAAAGAGGCTCGGGAAAAGTCCAAATACTGGGTGTCATGCAGCAGTTCTGATAACACAGAACTCTACTATAAGAAG GTGGGAGATGGGAACCCTTTGAGACGTTGGAGAGTGTCTGTGGAGGTGGAAGCGCCGCCATCTGTAGTGTTGAACCGGGTGCTGCGAGAGCGCCACCTGTGGGACATGGACCTGCTTCAGTGGAAAGTGTGTGAGACACTAGACAAGCAGACAGAAGTGTTTCAGTATGTCCTCAATCGCATGCCGCCTCATCCCAGCAGGGACTTTGTGGTTCTCAG GTCTTGGAGGACAGACTTGCCCAAAGGTGCTTGCTCCCTGGTGTCTGTGTCTATAGAGCATGAAGATTGTTCTCTGATAGGAGGGGTACGAGCTATAGTCCTGGAGTCCAACTACCTGCTGGAGCCCTGTGGCTCAGGAAAGTCCAGACTAACTCGCATCTGCAGGGTGGACTTGAA GGGAAGGACTCCAGACTGGTACAACAAAGCCTTTGGTCACCTTTGTGCTGCAGAAGCTGCCCGGATCCGCAGCTCCTTTCAGCCGCTAATCACAGATGGCCCCGAGACCAAAATCTAA